ACAAGATTCTGGACCATCCCATCTTGCTAAAAGGACATATTCATTTTGCTAAAGGGGTGGTATTGAGTGACagtattctctcatttttttatgatttttatattatcaaaacatacttgatacaaaGAGGTTTAATTCTTACTAAAGTtcctttaagatttatttttcattatcttttgaTTCTTCTGTAAGTATTcataaaatgacttaaaaatattaaaaaaaaaatagaaaggaccCATTGGCCCCAGATGTTAAATGGTGAAGACTGTTTTTCCTGGTACTACactgagggttaaatgagttcatacacGTAAAGCAGCTTAGAACAgctcctgacacatagtaaacacCACATAAGTAATAGTTACTGTTACCACAGTGAAAGGAAAGCTGGAAAAGCTtagagcagtgagacttcaaggCCAACCACTACGAGGAGCCCGGAAGAAAGGCTGGGGCCAAACAGGAAATTCGAGTTCACAATTCCTTCTCCACATTCCGAAATCCCAAAGCTTTAAATaccaaaagtttttttgtttttcattaacttGGCCATTGAACTAATTTGACAGCAAAACCTGACCAGAACTGATATGAAGCTATTTGAAGTttttatttaatccacttacTGTAACTAGGCATACATTTCACTGCCGAAATACTAAATTAATGTGTGATTATGGGGTCACACTTCAAATCCTGATGGCAGTGCACTGTATGTAAATCAGATCCTCTTACTCAATCTGAAAAATTCTAAGTTCTAAAATATATCTGATAGCAAGAGTTTCTGATTAGTGAATTAGACTTGTGGACATATATCATCATAAATGAGATACTCAGCTGCCCACTTTTCTTCCTTGATGTATCTCATACAGGTTAATAACAGTGagggcaagagggagggaaggagagaaagagggaacagATGCTCTACAGGTCCTCGTGAAGCATGGCTTAAAATCAGATTTCACATGAATGGCTGAACAGCGTGAAGTGCAGTGAGGAACTGGAGAGCTTTGTCTACCTGAGCCTTAGGACAACAAAATGAATGAGGTAGAGCTGGAAAACTGTTGCAAAACCATGATAATACTTTTGTAAAAGACTTCTGTACATCTTTTAACAGTACCTGTACTCAGAGCTGTCGTCACCTGCAGCATAGCTCTCGAAGGACACTGGTTATTGGTACGACTCCTAGCCAGCCTGCGAGCTGACCAGGGACCCAATTCCAGGCCCCCACCCTTTCCCAACCTCCAGATCCACTGACTGCGGAGAGGCTGCCCAGCCCCTGGTCTCTCTACAGATACCGCTTACCCACACGGCCAGGGAGCCCACATCCATTCCACTGAAGCCCAGATCCTCACCGTTTTCCTCCCGAAGATGAGGCCTCTGCGGCTCGTGCTCAGGCTGCGGGTCCACGGGCAGGAGCTGGTGACTGAAGGACTCAGGCCCGGCTCCAGGTGGCACGACCTTCGGAGGAAGCACTTCAGCACACGCCACGACCTGACAACCACAATCACACCAATCAGCACGTTACAGGAAAGGCTATGAAGGAGCCCAGCAGGGTCACGTTACTCTTTCATTCACTCCTTGGCCAAGTATTTCACGTGCATCTGCAACAAGCCAGGACTAATTACCCAACTGCTGCATAAACACGTTGTAGTTGAAGACAACTTCCATTAGACATGTCGACACACCAATAAATACACAGTTACAAACTGTGTTATATgtgcaaaaggagaagaaagtggTGCCATGAGGCAAGACAGATGAGACCTACTTCAGACTGGGTGGCCAAGGAAGGCTCTTCTGAGGAAGTGTCACTGAAGTCAACACGTAGAAGAGGAAAGAAGCCAGCCGAGGGAAAAGTCAGGAGTGTCCCAGGCGGACAGAATGACATAAGCAAAGACCCTCAGGCAGAAAGCCAGTTTAGTGAAGGGGGGAGAGAGTGAGAAACGAGCTTGGAAAGGTCAACACAGGACACAGGAAGTCACCCTCAAAGCCCCAGACGACCAGGTTCAAGTAGGACAGACCAGCCACAAGAGCGGTGTGTCTCCGTCTTTCTGCCCTTTGTTCTTGCACAACCCTAGGGTACACAACCAGTCTCTAAAATCTGCCTCTTCTGGAAGGTACTAGCTCAGTGCCATCCTAGCAGGTAATAAGATCCGGCTTTGAGATAGAattgccctcccctccccaaccccgcCATCGTCCCTTATGTTTCAAAGCACTTTCAGTTTTAACTCTCCCAGTAGTGGCAAAACGTGGCACAGGAGTATTACATTAAGAGGCAGAGGCAGCACAGTTGTGGCAAATATGACTCTACACGGAAGTGTGTGTGTCCTTGTGGACCTGCTCAGGACAAGAGTTAAGATGATGCCAAGTATGTCAAAGGGCTCCTGGGCAACGAAGAAGCAAAGCAGCCCTTGAGGACCCCTGAGAGTAGGACAGAGAAACCAAGGAGGAGGGGTAGAGGATAAAGCCTGGGAAAAGGCTTGCTAGAGACAAGAACTACCTGGAGATAAAGGTGAGAAACAATGCCAGGGATACAGAGGGCaggcagagagaaaggcaaacacagtgAGCTGTGCAGGCCCTCAGGAAAACCCCCCTCGCTGGGCCTCAGATCCCTGACCTACCATCAAGAAATGATCTCTGTGCTCCTTCCACAGATGGGGTGCATATCCCAATGACAGGGGTCAATGTGTAATATCTGCTGTAAGTCatccatttaaaaatgctttctgttttaaactatgattttgaatatttattaccaTAAAAAAGTAGGGAAAGGTTTGTCCTCTAATGTCccaaaaaggtttaaaaaaggaataacCAGATGGCACCAGGAACCTTTACTTCTTGTCCTGACAGAAGCAATAGAAAGGTTCAAACACTCCGGTCTGCAAGACAATTATTCAGCTCAGCTGCAGGGTCTGGCGGCGGGTCCCCAGCAACTCCCTCTGCTGTCCTCTTGCCTCGTGGAGTGAGCTAACCCAGCTGAAGAGCCTGAGGATGTTCTGGAGTATTGAAGTACCCCTGACCCAGAGGGGAAGAATAATGAGACTGGTACCTTACACTGAAGGGCAATGGCTCTGAAGAATGAGGGAAATTCTCTAACTAGCTTCAAAGTCTTGTACACCTAGGATCCCAtgacttttgtttctttgctataaaaaaaaaaaaaaaaaaattaaagtttcagAAATGTGAGCCTAGCAACAAGAGGGAGGTAGACAGAGTCAGGTGATAAATGAGTAAGAAAGGACAAGAAGACGTAACAATGTAAAGATACGGAACCTCCCTAAATTAACATCCGATTTCATGCAATCCCAGCAAAAAATACCGACAGGATTTTTGGAGTGGTAGAAGCTAAAtaattctaaagttcatatggaaaaaaaaatatattgaaaaaaaaatttggaagggGGAGGGCAGACCTATTGACCAAAACACTTTACATAACTCAGATAATTGAAATACTGATATGTAAACAGACAGtaagatcaataaaatagaataaaaagaccAGAAATGGACTCAAATACATGTAAAAATCTGGTATGTAATCAAGATGGCATtttaatcagagaaggaaaaaaaaagggattgcTGTATAAGTTGCTGGGGCAACTGGATAgacatctggaaaaaaaattaagctataaCCACACCAAACACCCTACACCAAAATGAATTCCAGATGGATCTATCATTTCAAagggtaaaacaaaaacaacaacatcCATAACAAAAACGTGGGGAAGAAACGATAAGTTTCTTATAATATTCTAGTGGAGAGGGCCTTTCTAATTATGGCACAATTCCCAGAAACCataaattaaaagatttaaactgactgcataaaaataaaaaaacccggCAAAGCAAAAATCTCCACAAGCAAAGACAAACAACAAAGCGGGAAAATAACTCTTGCAACTCAGATGGCAGACACAGTGCTTACTCTTTCTAACCGGTTAATATAAACAGATAGGTCACAGAAAAGGGTATATGCACAGCCTTCTAAAATATGTAGTGATCAAACTCACTCATAAgaaaaaatgcatattaaaattgCACAGAAATATTGCATCTTTCAGATTGACAGTAATCAAAAAGTTGGATAACATCGTGTTATCAGGCTGCAAGCAAAAAATTTCTCATACATGGCTGTTGGGAATATAAGCTGGTATAACCTCTGCAGACAGCAATCTGTCAACAGCTGTCCAAACTACAAATGCAATGCGTACAGGCTCTGAGCCAACAATTTGACTTCTGAGCTTTGATTCTACAACTAATGATGTATATAAAGGATATTTATTGCAGCAAAGTCTGTTGCAGTAAAGATTCAGAAACAATCTAAAGGAACACCGTAAATGGCCTTCAACAGGagttaaattatggtacatccatacaatggaacacaaTGCAGTTTCAAAGAGTGAGGCAGCTCTCTTTGCACTAACATAGAACAAGCCAGGATATactataagaaaaaaagcaagaggcAGAAGTGCACAATGATGTGaaaacatttgtgttttttaaaaaacaagtcatACACATATACTCTAATATACACAGAATACAGTGTATCTCTGTAAGGATAGACAGGTATCATGGGACAATGGTTGCCTCTGGTGAGGAGAACTCTGGCGGCTGGGGAATTAGGGGTGGGAGGGACACTTACTTCTCATTATAACCTTATgtacattttgaattttgtattaTGTCACCACTCAAAAAATCAATACAGTaatttaaagtagaaataaaatcgCAGACTGTCTTCTCCAGATTAACAAACTGCATACTGCTTCTCTTTGCTGGAGTGGCAGGATATCTCCACAGTGCACCTAATCCCAGGAGAACAAAAGAATATGAATGAAGCACCAGGGCGCTCAGGATCTCACCCCTGCTCAGCAGCTCCTcaactctcttcctctccttcctcattgCCCGAAGGTCTCCTCTTTCACTCACCTGTTGTCTGTGTTCCTCTAGttctctttctatattttctaccACGGCCACAGCCTCTTCTCCGTTTTCCGGGTGATGTTCTCTCACCCAGGTCTGGAACTCTTCAGGCAGGATGCTCAGGAACTGCTCCAGCACCAGCAGCTCCAGGATCTGCTCCTTGGTGTGCAGCTCGGGACGCAGCCACTCACAGCAGAGCACCCGGAGCTGGCTAAGGGCCTCCCGGGGGCCTGACGCTTCATGGTACTGGAAGTGCTTGAAGCGCTGGTAGAAAGTCTCAAACACGGGCGGATTGTACTCCCTCATCCAGGTGCAATCTTCTTCTTCCACCTTCACTATCAGAAGGTCTTCTTGCTCTGGTGAAGTCTCCGCGGGAGGGTCTAAGTCTATAACTTCCCCAGATCCTGTCATTATCATTCCAACTCAGAGGGATCTCTCTCCAGGTAAGCTGGGTTACACGGACCAAACTTGTTTTCTGCTCTTTGAGATCTTCTGAAGGACACTTTCCTTAGCGTGCAACCTACTGATATATTGGAAATCGTTATTAGCAAAGAGATGACAAAGAGGTCATCTATCCTAAAGATGATCACCCAACAGAGTAATTTCCTTAAAAATTACAAGACAGCCATCACTCCACCCACAAAATAATAACCAACGGAGAAtatttccaacatttaaaaagtgtaaaGGAGAGCAATAAAACTCTGACATACGGCCTCATGAAATACAATTTTTGTGGTGAAGAACATTGAATTTTATGTAAGTAACAAGACGAGACTTACTAACTAGTCCAGACGCAGCCGCTCCTTCTCTGTACCACAAGCCAAACTTAAGTCAGAACAGAGGTCAAAAACATTACAATGGTCAAAATTGGTCCTGTCCCTCAATCCCTAAGAGCTTGACAGACCAACGGGAAACTTCATGGGTCCCGAAGAGAGCCAAGGTTTTAAGTACAGATTTTGCACCTGGATTGCCCACAATCGCTCCTGACCCCGATCCACGGAAACCGGCCCGGTCAAGGTTAGGGACAGGACCCTCGTCTGTATACAAAGGCCATTCCCTTTCCTCAAGGCCACAGTCCCGGGGAGCTCCCCTGGAAGACCAAGCTCCCGCAGCCAAGGCTGGGAAGACGGGTTTCTTCTTACAAACAGAGAGAAAGCCGAAGCCGACACTTCGCAACACTTCTTCGCCGGAAGTAAGCAAGTCCAAGCTTTCCCTGACCGGCGGGTAGAGCCATAAATCCCACCCCCGAGAGCACTTCCGAGTCCTCTCTAGGAATCCCGGAGGTCCCCGCCTCACCGCGGGAGGAAAGTGcccgccccaggccccgccccagagGGGCTGTGGGCCAACCGGCGGGGAGATGAGGCGCCGGCCCGGGATCCCAGTCCAACCTCCAGTAACGCGCCCATTCCCCGCCCACCGAGCCGCAAGTACAACAACGCTAGAGCCGGGGAGTAAAACCCAGCCACCCTCTTCGCCACCCAACCCCACAGCCATTTAAACAGCCCGAGCCCGTCCCTTTTCTTagagtgggggcagggggcggggtctTAGGTGTCCGGAGCGCTTGCTAAGACAACAGTTGCTAGTGTCTGATTGGCCGTGGAACTTGCGCTCCCTCACCCCCAACGCTCTGCGCCCCAGTTCGAAGTACGTCCGTACCTTTCTGCGAGCCCGCAACCCTCACTTCTCTTTAATGGACTATTCGGTTTCTTCACCTGAATCCTCGCCACTCCCCTCACCCCGTCTCCAGACACACCCACCGCTTTACAACCGTCGTCAGCTCAGGCGGCCGAAACCTCTGAGGTCAGACCCCTGAGTCCCCAGCGGCTCCAGGGACTACATCTCCCAGGAAGCCTCGCGCGGGCCGCGCCCTCCAGCCAATAGGGCCGTGACTCTTTTCGCAGCCTCAGTCTTGCGGGCCTATCAGAATGCGGGAGAGCAGGGAGGCGTTTCCTCGGCGACCCCAGTGGAAGGCTGAGCGCGTCGGGAGAGAGTCCCCCCTCCGGGCTGGGGAGAGtaggggctgcagctctgcatCCTTGCAAAGTGAGAGGAGCCGTCTATTCAGGGCCTCTCTAGCCAAGGGGatcccatccttttttttttttttaacggcgACGTCTGTATTTATTGGGTAGAAGGGCCGGGTGCTGGGGTTTGAGGTTCATAGTAACTCCGAAGCCAACAGGTTGCATCAAGAGGAGCCGCGAAGCACAGATTTTCACTAGAGATAAGCAACTTACCCTCTCGGGATCCCATCTTTAATAGtctcgtttttgtatccgttTGCAAAGCTCTTCGACAGGCACAAGAGTCACTGTCTTACAAGTGATGAAGATGAATGAGGCTCACCGACTCCACTCTGAGTGGCATATATCCTTGGATACTCCAGGCGTTATTTTTTTAGCGTATGTTGTGAATTTTCACTCAAATCAGGGATGGAGTTTTGAGAATGCCTTGCTCGTGCCGTGGTCTACCTTATGGGAATGAAGAAATGCAGAAAATCCCCTACTATCTCCAGAGAGACCTGGAGACGCTTAAGTTGACACTGCGGTATGTTTGGTGCAATGTAGTATCTGTATTTCCCTTTTTACATTTAGAATCGTCAAAAgttcagacaaagaaaaaaagtaaaaccaatgaatcactgaagTGGTAATTAGTAAAAGTTTATTGTGCACACACCAAAAAGACAGTTAGCAAACTGGGAGCATTCAAACCAAAACAAGGAATGAGGCTCAGAAGTATATTGTTTTAAAGTATCTTATATAGTGTGGAGGCAGTGACTGTTTATTCTTCACAGAGATTGGTTACAATAttagaattttcttaaatgaaagGGAATTGGTTAGCGGTTACTTCTTATCAATTTGGGGTAACAATTTAAGTTTTGCTTATGATTTTCAGAGTCATAAGCAGAAAATACCCAGGTCACTGTAACCTGGCTTGTCTTGCAAATTAAGTATGCTAATAAGTTaagctttgctctttttttttttttttttttttattttggctgcgttgggtcttcgttgctgtgtgcgcgctttctctagctgtggcgagcgggggctgctctttgttgcggtgcgcgggcttctcattgcggtggcttctcttgttgtggagaaagggctctagagcgcaggctcagtagttgtggcgcacaggcttagttgctccgtggcatgtgggatcttccgggaccagggctcaaacctgtgtccccttcattggcaggcgaattcttaaccacttcgccaccagggaagcccaagctttgCTCTTATGAGTAtaaatttctcttccttcttggtACCAAGAATAGGTGGATTTCTCCTAAGCCACTATAGTAGTTCGCTTTTACCCGAGATACACTGTAAATCACGTAACTGATCTTGTTTTCTTCTTGCCTTGGCTGCTGAGGTTTCTCAAAGCCAAACTGTGGGCTACCTTTTGCCAGTAAACAGCAGTTTACAGTGGGCAATTTCTAATCCCATCTTATCCCTGGCTCCATCttatttattcctgccctgttttccttttctcactttctcccctcacttaattatttttaaaagatgacgcAGCTAGCATTCTTCAATTAACTTTTTTGAACAAAGCATCAGAAAAGGCATTGGGAACAGAGAAATATGTCATTCAATGATATCAGTGAGAGCAGATGAAAGCACTTGATATTCTGCAGATGAAGGCAAAAGTTACATTACAGGAGAAAGGGAGATAAGAGCTAAGCAAATCACTATATCATGATCAGGGTCCACAGTCACACAACCCAGAAGCAGGAACTAGTGGAGCCCAGACTGGTAATCAGCTAGTAAGGAGACCTACATCTCCTCTCACTGGGAGGAGATGAAAAATCCTTGAACTGCCTTCATAGAACGTGATATTCTCTTCTGTATTCCGTTACTAGTTATATAGGTGGATATTGTCTGGAGCTAGATTTGCCTATAATATAAAGGGTTCTCTTATTTGTGAATTTGCATTCTGTCCAATTCCCTTGCCATCCTTGGCCACCCAACCCTACTCAAAGCCTTGTCCTGCAATACTGGGAAAAGAGCTTTTGACTTCCTGCCAGACTGTGATAGCATTCCCACACAGATGAAAAAGTAGACTTGTGCAAAGTTTCTGCCCCCAGGGACTTTCAAACCGCCTGGAGAGATCAGATGCAAACATGTGACAAGTTATGTCATTAAATTATCacatgttgggacttccctgctggtccagtggttaagactctgcgctcccaatgcagggggcctgggtttgatgcctgatcagggaactagatcctgcatgcatgctgcaactaagagcccacatgccgcaactaaaagatcccgcaggccacaaagaagatcccgcacgtggcaacgaagacccagagcagccaaataatatttaaaaagtattacaTGTTGCTCTAaatttgtaaaatgatgaatATGAGCCTTGTGAGTAGTGAATTTTTTCTGTGTAAGTGGATGGGACATAAAAATTAATCCCAAAAAATCtgccttttcctgtttttttgtcCTGTTAATGTCCAATCAAAACAGATCACAACAGACTAATACAGCCACTTACCTGCTAGAGCCTAAAGTAGGGGTTGACTGCCTGTGCTTTTGCACAAACTATGGTTAAATCATTAGTTTATAATTTAAACTTTAGTCCACAGATATGTCTTATGGAATCCTGACCCTGCCTGGGACTTTGCATTCATAAATCAGGACATTAATTGTACAATACTTAttgaaataaatgatattttaaatgcatttaccCATAACATAACTTAGATAATTCTTCATTTGTTAAATAATGCAGATgatttaatgtaaatattaaacTAATGTATAGTATCCTTCATTTCAGTTGCATGGTTTATTTTTCTGAACACTGGCACAGAAAAGAAGAGGTGGGGTGGCAGTGTCCATGTAGATACTTAAAATGAAGTGAGGAAGAGGGAGTAAATGATAGAGCAGGGGAGTAGGGCTTAGAATAGGACAAAATCCTTGGCAACCTGGATACTGTGAAGCATTGCAAGGAAGCTGGGCATAGGAAATCTAAAGTTGGAGGGGATGATACAATCTACTATTGATTTATTGCCTATAAATTTaacccattttaaaattaaagggacttgcctggtggcacagtggttaagaatctgcctgccaatacaggggacacgggttcgagcccaggcccagaaagatcccacatgccacggagcaactaagcccatgtgccacaactactgagcctgtgctctatagcctgcaagccacaactcctgagcccgtgcgctgcaactgccccgtgcacctagagcccgtgttccgcaacaagagaagccgctgcaacgAGAATCCCACGCACAACAAAcagcagcccccatgcagcaacgaagacccaacgcagccaaaaataaataaatttattttaaaataataatttttaaaattaaattaaattaaaatatgtccTCAGTCTACATGGACTCTTTAAGCATTATCTCTTCTGTGAAGCTTAATCTCTTCTGTGAAGTCTTTCACTGTACTCTCTCCATTAGGCATGGTTGATTATTTCCACCTCTGGTTATACAAATAGACACTGCATACACCTCAAAGTACTGCATTTACCACACTGTCCTGCAAGGATTTGTTTAAGTGTCTGTCTCCCTTAGGAGACTGAACAACGGAGGACGGGGACTATGTCTTCCCAGTTTTGTGTCTGTAGTGTCAAGCACGATGCCTGGCATGTAGAAGATACTCAACAAACCTTTCTTGCATTAAATGAATACCCAGTGGATGAATGACCACTTATTGTACAGTTGGAACTTTAACTTTCCctaaaacaaaatttacaaaactTTATTCACAGATAGTGTGTTAAAGAAtgacattcatttttaatttttggctgcgttgggtcctcgttgctgcgcgtgggctttctttttagtgGCGGTAAGTGAGGGCTacgtcttcattgccgtgcacgAGCCTCTCATTGCGATGGCCTCTCGCTGCTCTGCATTCTCCCGAGCCCAGCCTCGAACTCCTGTCCCCTGCGttcagattcccaaccactgcgccaccagggaagcccgggaggcCCCTtcgtttttaaagggagaatatCCTTTAGTTTGGTAACCTTAAGGACTATAAACGCCACATTAAAATGTACTCGTGCAGAGTATCTCTGAGGGGTGAAGACAGCGAACCACCGAGATGCACCTCACTCCTCCGGGGAGCCTAGAGAGGCCCCGGAAATGCCCGGGAGGGGTGGACACAG
The sequence above is a segment of the Orcinus orca chromosome 16, mOrcOrc1.1, whole genome shotgun sequence genome. Coding sequences within it:
- the ZKSCAN5 gene encoding zinc finger protein with KRAB and SCAN domains 5 isoform X5, which produces MIMTGSGEVIDLDPPAETSPEQEDLLIVKVEEEDCTWMREYNPPVFETFYQRFKHFQYHEASGPREALSQLRVLCCEWLRPELHTKEQILELLVLEQFLSILPEEFQTWVREHHPENGEEAVAVVENIERELEEHRQQVVACAEVLPPKVVPPGAGPESFSHQLLPVDPQPEHEPQRPHLREENALPALQVPSLPLKDSQELTASLLSAGSQITSPGTTMWN